Proteins encoded together in one Pseudoxanthobacter soli DSM 19599 window:
- a CDS encoding S-(hydroxymethyl)glutathione dehydrogenase/class III alcohol dehydrogenase, producing MKSRAAVAWEANKPLTIETVEIGGPKAGEVLIEVMATGVCHTDAYTLSGLDSEGKFPAILGHEGAGIVREVGAGVTSVKPGDHVIPLYTPECRQCKTCLSQRSNLCTAIRSTQGQGLMPDKTSRFSCDGGEVFHYMGCSTFSNFTVLPEIAVAKVREDAPFDKICYIGCGVTTGIGAVIYTAKVWPGANVVVFGLGGIGLNVIQGARMVGADRIIGVDINPGKEAMARKFGMTHFVNPKEVGNDKVVQAIQDLTDGGADFSFDATGNVNVMRQALECCHRGWGESIIIGVAEAGREIATRPFQLVTGRVWKGTAFGGARGRTDVPKIVDWYMDGKINIDDLITHTMPLEEINTAFDLMHEGKSIRSVVVY from the coding sequence ATGAAGAGCAGAGCCGCCGTTGCCTGGGAGGCGAACAAGCCCCTGACGATCGAAACCGTCGAGATCGGCGGGCCCAAGGCTGGCGAGGTCCTCATCGAGGTCATGGCGACCGGTGTGTGCCATACCGACGCCTACACGCTCTCCGGTCTCGATTCGGAAGGCAAGTTCCCCGCGATCCTCGGCCATGAGGGCGCGGGCATCGTTCGCGAAGTCGGCGCGGGCGTCACCAGCGTGAAGCCGGGCGATCACGTCATCCCGCTTTACACACCCGAATGCCGCCAGTGTAAGACCTGCCTTTCGCAGCGTTCGAATCTCTGCACCGCGATCCGCTCGACCCAGGGTCAGGGCCTGATGCCGGACAAGACCTCCCGCTTCTCGTGCGACGGCGGCGAAGTGTTCCACTATATGGGCTGCTCGACGTTCTCGAACTTCACCGTGCTGCCGGAGATCGCGGTGGCCAAGGTTCGCGAGGACGCCCCGTTCGACAAGATCTGCTACATCGGCTGCGGCGTGACGACCGGCATCGGCGCCGTGATCTACACCGCGAAGGTGTGGCCGGGAGCCAATGTCGTGGTGTTCGGTCTCGGCGGCATCGGCCTCAACGTCATCCAGGGCGCGCGGATGGTCGGCGCCGACCGGATCATCGGCGTCGACATCAATCCCGGCAAGGAGGCGATGGCGCGCAAGTTCGGCATGACGCATTTCGTCAACCCGAAGGAGGTCGGCAACGACAAGGTCGTGCAGGCCATTCAGGATCTGACGGACGGCGGGGCGGACTTCTCGTTCGACGCCACGGGCAACGTCAACGTCATGCGCCAGGCGCTCGAGTGCTGTCACCGTGGCTGGGGCGAGTCGATCATCATCGGCGTCGCCGAAGCGGGCCGTGAGATCGCGACCCGTCCGTTCCAGCTCGTGACCGGCCGTGTGTGGAAGGGAACCGCGTTCGGCGGCGCCCGCGGCCGCACCGACGTGCCGAAGATCGTCGACTGGTACATGGACGGCAAGATCAACATCGATGACCTGATCACGCACACCATGCCGCTCGAGGAGATCAACACCGCGTTCGATCTCATGCACGAAGGCAAGTCGATCCGCTCCGTCGTGGTCTACTGA
- a CDS encoding IclR family transcriptional regulator: MNDEGQGTPARTRNPHPRSSQATLASRNGPSEGDGSQPAGAQTLLRGLTLLECVADGVRDVQGLSARLGTPRSTTHRMLGALVAAGYLHQIPHHGYFLGSKLIGLGDKALEQRPLVALVLPHCERLAHEVGDTVHVGTIEGPDVVYLAKVPGRRGLEMRSRVGSRMPLASTGVGRALMLGMDPDRWQALYDAALARAGVDDTGPRLPAWEDYSRDMLTARERDIVFDREENEIGIRCVAAPLRDASGRVVAALSVASAAPFMSEQRMDEVAPAVRAVAEAISGELGWRRR; this comes from the coding sequence ATGAACGATGAAGGGCAAGGGACGCCTGCGCGAACGCGCAACCCGCACCCGCGTTCATCGCAGGCGACGCTGGCCTCGCGAAACGGGCCGTCGGAAGGCGACGGCTCGCAACCTGCCGGCGCGCAGACGCTGCTTCGCGGCCTGACCCTGCTCGAATGCGTAGCAGATGGCGTCCGCGACGTTCAGGGCCTTTCGGCTCGGCTCGGTACGCCCCGAAGCACGACCCACAGGATGCTCGGCGCCCTCGTGGCCGCCGGCTACCTGCATCAAATTCCCCATCACGGCTATTTCCTCGGATCGAAACTGATCGGGCTCGGCGACAAGGCGCTGGAGCAGCGCCCGCTCGTGGCGCTCGTCCTGCCTCATTGCGAGCGGCTCGCTCACGAGGTCGGCGACACGGTCCACGTCGGCACCATCGAAGGGCCGGATGTCGTCTATCTCGCCAAGGTCCCGGGTCGGCGAGGGCTCGAAATGCGCTCGCGGGTCGGCTCCCGCATGCCGCTTGCGAGCACCGGTGTCGGCCGGGCACTGATGCTCGGCATGGATCCGGATCGCTGGCAGGCTCTTTATGATGCGGCGCTGGCCCGAGCCGGCGTTGACGACACCGGGCCGCGCCTGCCGGCGTGGGAAGACTACAGTCGCGACATGCTGACCGCGCGCGAGCGCGACATCGTGTTCGACCGGGAGGAAAACGAGATCGGCATCCGCTGCGTCGCCGCGCCGCTGCGCGATGCCTCGGGACGCGTGGTGGCGGCGCTGAGCGTCGCCAGCGCAGCCCCATTCATGAGCGAGCAGCGCATGGACGAGGTCGCGCCGGCCGTTCGCGCCGTCGCCGAGGCGATATCCGGGGAATTGGGATGGAGGCGTCGATGA
- a CDS encoding DUF1345 domain-containing protein has translation MASGSGGFSLPFRRHVPFYIAALCAAAGFFAAWLMRRELAVPVSANAFFVVYLVLTGIGVPRMTPSYLKRHAAASDEPVWIIFLVTFAAIVVAVASLFLLINNKSEPGGVALALTLAAVPLGWFTIHMMAATHYAHLYWQPSLNAAGVPDKPRKPRGGLAFPGTDEPCGTDFLYFAYVIGMTAQTSDTNVTSSAMRRVNLVHSIVSFFFNTVLVAAAVNVAVTLGS, from the coding sequence TTGGCAAGCGGAAGCGGCGGATTCAGTCTTCCGTTCAGGCGCCATGTGCCGTTCTATATCGCCGCGCTCTGCGCGGCGGCCGGCTTCTTCGCCGCATGGCTGATGCGGCGAGAACTGGCTGTGCCGGTGTCCGCCAACGCCTTCTTCGTCGTCTATCTGGTGCTCACCGGCATCGGCGTGCCGCGCATGACGCCGTCTTATCTCAAGCGGCATGCCGCGGCATCCGACGAGCCGGTGTGGATCATCTTCCTCGTCACGTTCGCTGCCATCGTGGTCGCCGTGGCGTCGCTATTTCTGCTCATCAACAACAAGTCCGAACCGGGCGGCGTCGCGCTGGCGCTGACGCTCGCGGCGGTTCCGCTCGGCTGGTTCACCATCCACATGATGGCGGCGACCCACTACGCGCATCTGTACTGGCAGCCGAGCCTGAATGCCGCCGGAGTGCCCGACAAGCCGCGCAAGCCACGGGGCGGGCTCGCCTTTCCGGGCACAGACGAGCCCTGCGGCACCGACTTCCTCTATTTCGCCTACGTCATCGGCATGACAGCTCAGACATCCGACACGAATGTCACCAGTTCGGCGATGCGTCGCGTCAATCTCGTGCATTCGATCGTGTCGTTCTTCTTCAACACCGTTCTCGTCGCGGCCGCGGTCAACGTCGCCGTCACACTCGGGAGTTGA
- a CDS encoding gamma carbonic anhydrase family protein, whose translation MPIYALDEVVPDIAADVAWIAPDAVVAGNVRIATDASIWFGAVLRGDNERIDIGRGANIQDGCVLHTDPGKPLTVGEHCTIGHRAILHGCTIGPQSLVGMGATILNGAVIGRNCIIGANALVTEGKVIPDNSLVVGAPGRVVRELDAKAAAELLASAEHYVRNGRRFSAGLRSV comes from the coding sequence ATGCCGATCTACGCCCTTGACGAGGTGGTCCCCGATATCGCCGCAGATGTCGCCTGGATCGCGCCGGATGCTGTGGTGGCGGGCAATGTCCGGATTGCGACCGATGCGAGCATCTGGTTTGGGGCCGTGCTGCGCGGCGACAACGAGCGCATCGACATCGGCCGCGGCGCGAACATCCAGGACGGGTGCGTGCTTCACACCGATCCCGGCAAGCCGCTGACGGTCGGCGAGCATTGCACCATCGGCCACCGCGCCATCCTGCACGGCTGCACGATCGGCCCGCAGTCGCTCGTCGGCATGGGCGCGACGATCCTGAATGGCGCCGTCATCGGTCGCAATTGCATCATCGGTGCCAATGCGCTGGTGACGGAGGGAAAGGTCATTCCGGACAACAGCCTGGTCGTCGGCGCTCCCGGCCGCGTGGTGCGGGAACTCGATGCCAAAGCCGCCGCGGAACTTCTCGCCTCGGCCGAGCACTATGTCCGCAACGGACGCCGGTTCTCGGCCGGGCTTCGGTCCGTCTGA
- a CDS encoding 2-dehydro-3-deoxygalactonokinase, which produces MTTDDEVQPVLLALDWGTSSLRAFLMDAHGVVLRERSSAHGIQNLPEPGVRGFEAAFRALCGDDIARWPHLPVVAGGMVGSAQGWTEAPYITCPADISALARQAAVVKSGLGPDIRIAPGVLYDPADGTPDVMRGEEIQIAGALALHPELSARACVVLPGTHSKWAFIEDGRIVSFVSYMTGELFAVLSRHSILGRLMPTDGIRETDGSGFSRGLADARKGGPGDLPHQLFATRTLGLTGRLPHAALPDYLSGLLIGQELVSGLAHLAHTPGAPLVLIGDGALCRRYQNALAAFEVSPAAVLENTAPTGLFQFAVAAGLVAGQPAHF; this is translated from the coding sequence ATGACGACTGACGACGAGGTGCAGCCCGTGCTGCTGGCGCTCGACTGGGGCACATCCAGCCTGCGCGCGTTCCTGATGGATGCGCACGGCGTCGTGCTGCGCGAACGGAGCAGTGCTCACGGCATCCAGAACCTGCCGGAGCCGGGCGTCCGCGGCTTCGAGGCGGCCTTCCGGGCGCTGTGCGGGGATGACATCGCGCGCTGGCCACACCTGCCCGTGGTCGCCGGCGGTATGGTCGGCAGCGCCCAGGGTTGGACGGAAGCGCCCTATATCACCTGTCCGGCCGACATCTCCGCGCTCGCCCGCCAGGCGGCAGTCGTGAAGAGCGGTCTTGGCCCCGATATCCGTATCGCGCCCGGCGTGCTCTACGATCCGGCCGACGGAACGCCGGACGTGATGCGGGGCGAGGAAATCCAGATCGCGGGCGCGCTCGCGCTTCATCCCGAGCTTTCGGCACGCGCCTGCGTCGTGTTGCCGGGCACCCATTCGAAGTGGGCGTTCATCGAAGACGGGCGCATCGTGTCCTTCGTCAGCTACATGACCGGCGAGTTGTTCGCCGTTCTATCCCGCCATTCCATCCTCGGCCGCCTGATGCCGACGGACGGTATTCGCGAGACGGACGGCTCCGGCTTCTCCCGCGGCCTCGCCGATGCGCGCAAGGGCGGTCCCGGCGACCTGCCGCACCAGCTGTTCGCGACCCGCACGCTCGGCCTCACCGGCCGTCTTCCTCACGCAGCGCTGCCGGATTATCTCTCCGGCCTTCTGATCGGGCAGGAACTGGTGTCCGGCCTCGCGCATCTCGCACACACGCCGGGCGCACCGCTGGTGCTCATCGGCGATGGCGCACTCTGCCGCCGCTATCAGAATGCCCTCGCCGCGTTCGAGGTCAGCCCTGCCGCCGTGCTCGAAAACACCGCGCCCACCGGGCTGTTCCAGTTTGCCGTCGCCGCGGGCCTCGTCGCCGGCCAGCCGGCGCATTTCTGA
- the ansP gene encoding L-asparagine permease, with the protein MTVAGSDNEEISPADVDITAFDKKAWLASHDHGLHQGLGRRQVQMIAIGGAIGTGLFLGAGARLEQAGPSLALVYLVCGVFAFLILRALGELVMHRPSSGSFVSYAREFLGERASYVAGWLYFLNWAMTGIVDITAVALYMQYWDAFTSVPQWVFALVALCIVTALNVVNVKYFGEMEFWFAVIKVGALSLFLIVGVTVLGVGSGVAGHPTGIHLITDNGGFFPHGILPALVLIQGVVFAYAGIELIGIASGECKDARTVLPRAINGVIWRIALFYVGSVVLLVCLLPWNQYHASESPFVTFFAALGIPGIGTAMNIVVLTAAMSSLNSGLYSTGRVLRSLAMGGSAPPLLAKLNAHSVPFVGIMVTVAIYAVGVVLNYLVPSRVFEIVLNIASLGIISTWGFILVCQLRLRQAIAKGEAEPVSFRMPGAPFTTWLTLGFLLCVLVLMAFDYPNGTFTVAAIPFLAVLLWLGWFFLRRLQPMKPVIPSAILTDRVLGEGRPKS; encoded by the coding sequence ATGACGGTCGCCGGTTCGGATAACGAAGAAATATCGCCTGCAGACGTCGACATCACCGCCTTCGATAAGAAGGCGTGGCTGGCGTCTCACGACCATGGCCTTCATCAGGGCCTGGGCAGACGTCAGGTGCAGATGATCGCCATCGGCGGCGCCATCGGCACCGGCCTGTTTCTCGGCGCTGGCGCCCGCCTCGAGCAGGCCGGGCCGTCGCTGGCCCTCGTCTACCTCGTTTGCGGCGTGTTCGCGTTCCTCATCCTGCGGGCGCTCGGCGAACTGGTGATGCACCGCCCGAGCAGCGGCAGTTTCGTCTCCTATGCCCGCGAGTTCCTGGGAGAACGTGCCTCCTATGTGGCCGGCTGGCTCTACTTTCTGAACTGGGCGATGACGGGTATCGTCGATATCACCGCCGTCGCGCTCTACATGCAGTACTGGGACGCTTTCACAAGCGTGCCGCAATGGGTGTTCGCGCTCGTCGCGCTGTGCATCGTGACCGCGCTCAATGTCGTCAACGTCAAGTATTTCGGCGAGATGGAGTTCTGGTTCGCCGTCATCAAGGTCGGCGCGCTGAGCCTGTTCCTGATCGTCGGCGTGACGGTACTCGGCGTCGGCTCCGGCGTCGCCGGGCATCCGACCGGCATTCACCTCATCACCGATAACGGCGGCTTCTTCCCCCACGGCATTCTGCCGGCTCTGGTGCTGATCCAGGGCGTGGTGTTCGCCTATGCCGGCATCGAGCTCATCGGCATCGCCTCCGGCGAGTGCAAGGACGCGCGCACGGTGCTGCCGCGGGCCATCAACGGCGTGATCTGGCGCATCGCGCTGTTCTATGTCGGATCGGTGGTGCTGCTGGTGTGCCTGCTGCCCTGGAACCAGTACCACGCCTCCGAAAGCCCGTTCGTCACCTTCTTTGCTGCCCTCGGCATCCCGGGCATCGGAACGGCGATGAACATCGTGGTGCTGACGGCGGCCATGTCCAGCCTGAACTCGGGTCTCTATTCGACAGGTCGCGTGCTGAGGTCGCTGGCGATGGGCGGGTCCGCGCCGCCGCTGCTTGCGAAGCTGAACGCCCATTCCGTCCCCTTCGTCGGCATCATGGTCACCGTGGCGATCTATGCCGTCGGCGTGGTCCTGAACTATCTGGTGCCGTCGCGTGTGTTCGAGATCGTGCTCAACATCGCCTCGCTCGGCATCATCTCGACGTGGGGCTTCATCCTCGTCTGCCAGCTTCGCCTGCGTCAGGCGATCGCCAAAGGCGAGGCGGAGCCGGTGAGCTTCCGGATGCCGGGCGCGCCCTTCACGACGTGGCTGACACTCGGCTTCCTTCTCTGCGTGCTCGTGCTGATGGCGTTCGACTATCCGAACGGCACCTTCACCGTTGCCGCGATCCCGTTCCTCGCCGTGCTGCTTTGGCTCGGGTGGTTTTTCCTGCGCCGGCTCCAGCCCATGAAGCCGGTGATTCCCTCGGCGATTCTCACCGACCGGGTGCTGGGTGAAGGACGGCCGAAGTCCTGA
- the nikR gene encoding nickel-responsive transcriptional regulator NikR has translation MQRVTITLDDDLMAEIDAFMSARGYGNRSEAIRDLVRAGFGELGTGGDDDRPCVAALVYVFDHERRDLARRLTNAHHDHHDLSLATTHVHLDAETCMEVALLRGAVGEVRHFADHVMAERGVRHGRLVTVPADDAGGTETGQPRHDHSHSD, from the coding sequence ATGCAGCGCGTGACGATCACCCTCGACGACGATCTGATGGCGGAGATCGACGCCTTCATGTCAGCGCGCGGATACGGCAACCGGTCGGAAGCGATCCGCGATCTGGTCCGGGCCGGTTTCGGTGAACTCGGAACGGGTGGTGACGACGACCGGCCCTGCGTCGCGGCGCTGGTCTATGTGTTCGATCACGAACGGCGTGATCTGGCCCGGCGACTGACCAATGCCCACCACGACCATCACGATCTCTCGCTCGCCACCACGCACGTTCATCTCGATGCGGAAACCTGCATGGAGGTGGCGTTGTTGCGAGGGGCGGTGGGCGAGGTCAGGCATTTCGCCGATCACGTGATGGCCGAACGCGGCGTGCGCCACGGCCGGCTGGTGACGGTGCCGGCGGATGACGCGGGCGGCACCGAAACCGGACAGCCGCGTCACGACCATTCCCACAGCGATTGA
- a CDS encoding 2-dehydro-3-deoxy-6-phosphogalactonate aldolase, whose translation MTAISDRFDGAFSRLPLVAILRGLRPDEAEGITSALYEAGFRLIEVPLNSPEPFVSIEKVRRLLPADAIVGAGTVLEVAQVGKLADIGADLVVMPHADTAVIAAAAAAGLICTPGVATPTEAFAALAAGASALKLFPAEMISPPVVKAIKAVLPKGTRMLPVGGITPSNMKPYLDAGAAGFGLGSAVYKPGMSAADVGTAAAAFVSAWSALKAG comes from the coding sequence ATGACAGCGATTTCCGACCGCTTCGACGGCGCGTTCTCCCGCCTGCCTCTCGTCGCCATCCTGCGCGGCCTGCGGCCGGATGAAGCCGAGGGGATCACGTCCGCTCTCTACGAGGCCGGTTTCCGGCTGATCGAGGTTCCGCTCAATTCACCGGAGCCTTTCGTCAGCATCGAGAAGGTGCGCAGGCTGCTGCCGGCCGATGCCATCGTCGGCGCCGGCACGGTGCTCGAGGTCGCGCAGGTCGGCAAGCTCGCCGACATCGGCGCGGATCTCGTCGTGATGCCCCACGCCGACACCGCCGTGATCGCCGCCGCGGCGGCCGCCGGCCTGATCTGCACGCCGGGCGTGGCGACACCGACCGAGGCCTTCGCCGCGCTCGCGGCCGGTGCCTCGGCGTTGAAGCTGTTTCCGGCCGAGATGATCAGTCCGCCGGTGGTCAAGGCCATCAAGGCCGTGCTGCCGAAAGGAACGCGGATGCTGCCGGTGGGCGGCATCACGCCTTCGAACATGAAGCCTTATCTGGATGCCGGAGCCGCGGGTTTCGGCCTCGGCTCGGCCGTCTACAAGCCCGGAATGTCGGCCGCAGACGTCGGCACGGCGGCGGCGGCTTTCGTCTCCGCATGGAGTGCGCTCAAGGCTGGCTGA
- a CDS encoding sulfonate ABC transporter substrate-binding protein, with the protein MRLKHGLMGALLVAVAAMSSVAATAAEPLKEIRLGFQKTSLPVIAQQQKLVEKSFEKDGVAVRWVEFAAGPPLVEALNVGSIDLGWTGDAPPIFGQAAGANFVYVAALPSNGAGEAIFVKPDSPIKTLADLKGKKVGVTKGSSAQNLLAAALEKAGVPYAEITPVYLSPADAGAAFASDKIDAWAVWDPFFAIAETRFHPRVLTTTKAELNVNTYFLANKTFAAEHPAAVTTVIDDLKAAAAWADANRDKVAEALHEVTGVPLEAQTIAANRQVFGIYPLTPEIIAEQQKTADRFASLGLIPKKIVVTEAVWTPPSGN; encoded by the coding sequence ATGAGACTGAAGCATGGATTGATGGGCGCGCTCCTGGTGGCGGTGGCGGCGATGAGTTCGGTGGCTGCCACGGCCGCGGAGCCGCTGAAGGAGATTCGTCTCGGCTTTCAGAAGACCAGCCTGCCGGTGATCGCCCAGCAGCAGAAGCTCGTCGAGAAGAGCTTCGAGAAGGACGGCGTTGCGGTGAGATGGGTCGAGTTTGCCGCCGGACCGCCGCTGGTGGAGGCGCTGAACGTCGGCTCTATCGATCTCGGCTGGACGGGCGACGCCCCTCCGATCTTCGGGCAGGCGGCCGGTGCGAACTTTGTCTATGTCGCCGCGCTGCCGTCGAACGGGGCGGGTGAGGCGATCTTCGTCAAGCCGGACTCGCCGATCAAGACGCTCGCCGACCTCAAGGGCAAGAAGGTGGGCGTCACCAAGGGCTCCAGCGCGCAGAACCTGCTCGCAGCGGCGCTTGAAAAGGCCGGTGTTCCCTATGCGGAGATCACGCCGGTCTATCTCAGCCCGGCCGATGCCGGCGCCGCCTTCGCCAGCGACAAGATCGATGCATGGGCGGTGTGGGATCCGTTCTTCGCCATCGCCGAGACGCGCTTCCATCCCCGCGTGCTGACGACGACCAAGGCCGAGCTCAACGTCAACACCTATTTCCTCGCCAACAAGACGTTCGCCGCCGAGCATCCGGCCGCCGTCACCACGGTCATCGACGACCTGAAGGCAGCCGCCGCATGGGCCGACGCCAATCGCGACAAGGTGGCCGAGGCGCTGCACGAGGTGACGGGCGTGCCGCTCGAGGCGCAGACCATCGCTGCCAACCGGCAGGTGTTCGGCATCTATCCGCTGACGCCCGAGATCATCGCGGAGCAGCAGAAGACGGCCGATCGGTTCGCCTCCCTCGGTCTCATCCCGAAAAAGATCGTCGTCACCGAAGCGGTTTGGACCCCGCCGTCGGGCAACTGA
- a CDS encoding ShlB/FhaC/HecB family hemolysin secretion/activation protein produces the protein MLGSAAIVAATLMPEAVLAQARGVVERNLPPIVSSGGGGLRSSTGPTVTEDASPLGVDVAGIRVIGLNDAVLSRPPAGLSFEGVEGLSTDRLKTVLAPFVGKPLSRKLVADAQAAIATAYRQAGRPFVSVTAPPQEVTSGVLQLRVVPFRAGKVQVKDQISALEAKGGSAAIGTADAGLVNAVRAPQGQIIEAAQISEDLDWLNRFPYRQLNGVFEPGSNLGASDLTLEVTRKKPWQVFAGWSNTGTKETDLNRYFVGFGAGIEALHDLTLSYQLTGSGNLFSDPASINLSGTHWPDYVSHAGRIAIPTFARQALEITPSFVATSQESLGDILTFQNTTFELPILYRSAVSNLAAGLAGWGDLYFGVAPKWAARKTRYQGIEVAKGSAGVFDLIAGWSGSWQHADNGSTAIDLRLVVNPGGVVGGNTSGTWNTYSNGRVTDINYAYIFGNITQVTPLAAIPWLSGFFWNVSLTGQIAGQALPDTEQLAIGGYYGTRGYTLDDGSVDSGFVLRNELRLPVFTALGRLGLNAPVIGALQDAVSPYAFVDVGYGHNYNLDALSTLEQNADTTLVGVGAGLDYTLANNVQAGAVAGVALTNGPSTNRGTVTVQARLVVSF, from the coding sequence TTGCTCGGCTCGGCCGCCATCGTCGCGGCAACTCTGATGCCCGAAGCGGTGCTGGCGCAGGCGCGCGGCGTGGTGGAGCGCAACCTGCCGCCGATCGTATCGAGCGGCGGCGGCGGACTGCGCAGTTCCACCGGTCCGACGGTGACCGAAGATGCTTCCCCGCTCGGTGTCGATGTAGCCGGTATCCGCGTCATCGGGCTCAACGATGCCGTGCTGTCCAGGCCGCCCGCCGGCCTCTCGTTCGAGGGCGTCGAAGGGCTGTCGACCGACCGGCTCAAGACCGTTCTCGCCCCGTTCGTCGGCAAGCCGCTGTCGCGCAAGCTCGTCGCCGACGCCCAGGCCGCGATCGCGACGGCCTATCGACAGGCCGGGCGGCCGTTCGTCTCCGTCACCGCCCCCCCGCAGGAAGTCACGTCGGGCGTGCTGCAGCTGCGCGTCGTCCCGTTCCGCGCCGGCAAGGTTCAGGTCAAGGACCAGATTTCGGCCCTTGAAGCCAAGGGCGGATCGGCTGCGATCGGCACGGCGGACGCAGGACTGGTGAACGCGGTGCGAGCGCCGCAAGGCCAGATCATCGAGGCGGCTCAGATCTCCGAGGATCTGGACTGGCTGAACCGGTTCCCATACCGCCAGTTGAACGGCGTCTTCGAGCCGGGCTCCAATCTCGGCGCCAGCGACCTCACCCTTGAGGTCACCCGGAAGAAGCCGTGGCAGGTCTTTGCCGGCTGGTCGAACACCGGCACCAAGGAGACCGATCTCAACCGCTACTTCGTCGGCTTCGGTGCCGGAATCGAGGCGCTGCACGATCTGACGCTGTCCTATCAGCTCACTGGAAGCGGCAACCTCTTTTCCGATCCGGCATCCATCAACCTGTCCGGCACCCACTGGCCGGACTATGTCAGCCACGCCGGCCGCATCGCCATTCCGACCTTCGCGCGCCAGGCCCTGGAGATCACCCCAAGCTTCGTGGCGACCAGCCAGGAGAGCCTCGGCGACATCCTGACCTTCCAGAACACCACGTTCGAGCTGCCGATCCTCTATCGCTCCGCCGTGTCGAATCTCGCCGCTGGTCTCGCCGGATGGGGCGACCTCTATTTCGGCGTGGCGCCGAAATGGGCCGCCCGCAAGACCCGGTACCAGGGCATCGAAGTGGCGAAAGGCAGCGCCGGCGTCTTCGATCTCATCGCCGGCTGGAGCGGTTCCTGGCAGCATGCGGACAACGGCTCCACAGCCATCGACCTGCGCCTCGTGGTCAATCCCGGCGGCGTGGTCGGCGGCAATACCAGCGGAACGTGGAATACCTACTCGAACGGGCGCGTCACCGACATCAACTACGCCTATATCTTCGGCAACATTACCCAGGTCACGCCGCTCGCGGCCATTCCGTGGCTCTCCGGCTTCTTCTGGAACGTCTCCCTCACCGGCCAGATCGCAGGCCAGGCGCTGCCGGACACCGAGCAGCTCGCCATCGGTGGCTATTACGGCACGCGCGGCTACACCCTTGACGACGGCAGTGTCGACAGCGGCTTCGTGCTGCGCAACGAGCTCCGCCTGCCGGTGTTTACCGCCCTTGGGCGCCTCGGCCTCAACGCACCGGTTATCGGCGCCCTGCAGGACGCCGTCTCTCCCTATGCTTTCGTCGATGTCGGCTACGGGCACAACTACAATCTCGACGCGCTCTCGACGCTGGAGCAGAACGCCGACACCACCCTCGTCGGCGTCGGCGCCGGGCTCGACTACACCCTCGCCAACAACGTCCAGGCGGGCGCGGTGGCCGGTGTTGCCCTCACGAACGGGCCAAGCACCAATCGTGGCACCGTCACGGTTCAGGCAAGGCTCGTCGTCTCGTTCTGA